A genomic segment from Euleptes europaea isolate rEulEur1 chromosome 15, rEulEur1.hap1, whole genome shotgun sequence encodes:
- the TMEM163 gene encoding transmembrane protein 163 → MLGRVLTSRALLTDGFNSLVGGIMGFSILLSAEVFKHNASVWYLDGSIGILIGLIIFAYGAKLLTDMVPRVRQTRHYEMFE, encoded by the exons ATGTTGGGGCGTGTCCTTACCAGCAGAGCATTGTTAACTGATG GTTTCAACTCTCTGGTAGGAGGAATAATGGGATTCTCCATCCTTCTGAGtgcagaggtttttaagcacaatGCCTCTGTCTGGTACCTGGATGGAAGTATAGGAATTTTAATTGGACTTATAATATTTGCCTATGGTGCCAA GCTACTTACTGACATGGTCCCCCGTGTACGGCAAACACGTCATTATGAAATGTTTGAATAG